CTCtttttattatattctttttCTTGGGTGGTGGGTTTTTTCATCTACTTTTACATACCAGGGACCAAAGGATTACAACTTGAGGACGTCGAGAACTAGAATTTGTTTTTCGTTTtttatatgttttctttttttagtttcCGGTCAGAATTTTGATTATATCCAGACTATGACACGGTTAGTTGCTGAGGTTATGAACAGTGGTATTTTCTGAATCAAACATTTTCCATTACGCTTGGAGAAtcatttactacaacatcataaaAATGAAATTAGCAAAATCAATACAATTACTTCTTCATTTCTTTTCATCATTCATTCCGTGTTCTTCACAGCCTCCATTGCACCTTGTGCCGTGTTCACCACCGCCGTTCCAGTCTGCATATTATTTTTACCATGTAAAGTTATACACCATTCTCAACAACTCAAAATCAATCAACAAGAATGCAATACACTTATCTAATTAAACTTGTGTGCGGCGTGTTGACTGTTAATTAATAGGACCCTATTTTATTTACCTGTTGAAGGAATCCAGGGGTCTCTTCCTTTTCCGGCGGGGCTGCACCGACTACATAGTCTTTCGTTGCTTGAGCTGCAGTGGCAACATGTCCCCCAGCTGTGTTAGCTGTGTTCTTAGCTGATTCAAGGAATCCAGGGGTCTCTTCCTTTTCCGGTTGGGCTGCACCGACTACGTACTCTTTCGTTGCTTGAGCTGCACTGGCAATATTTTCCCCAGCTTTGTCAACCGCTCTTTGGTCGGCATACATTTTCGCactcttagagcaactgcagtcgtACGACTAtacccaaagatcaaagaccaaaaaacgggaccaaatttgagtttactcTGTA
This genomic stretch from Papaver somniferum cultivar HN1 chromosome 5, ASM357369v1, whole genome shotgun sequence harbors:
- the LOC113277161 gene encoding uncharacterized protein LOC113277161, with translation MYADQRAVDKAGENIASAAQATKEYVVGAAQPEKEETPGFLESAKNTANTAGGHVATAAQATKDYVVGAAPPEKEETPGFLQQTGTAVVNTAQGAMEAVKNTE